One region of Halohasta litchfieldiae genomic DNA includes:
- a CDS encoding adenine nucleotide alpha hydrolase family protein, whose protein sequence is MPDATVSAASTVQPDNSDYRVMLPLSNPRTEKNLIKLGSLLAKAKGGNVVATHIVQLPDQTPLHGGSEHVDRIDADRRSNLSLLYLVDNPLPSGKTVKRSSLSRPQIIISMMQARSSMIPAMSRMQLPAMPRTTRWL, encoded by the coding sequence ATGCCGGATGCGACCGTCTCAGCCGCGTCGACCGTCCAGCCGGATAACAGCGATTACCGGGTGATGTTGCCGCTGTCGAACCCCCGGACCGAGAAGAACCTGATCAAACTCGGGAGCCTGCTGGCGAAAGCTAAAGGCGGCAATGTGGTCGCCACACACATCGTCCAATTGCCTGACCAGACGCCTCTTCACGGAGGTTCAGAACATGTCGACCGGATCGACGCTGATCGTAGGTCAAATTTGTCGCTGCTCTATCTTGTAGACAACCCCCTACCGAGCGGGAAGACGGTGAAACGTTCCTCGCTGAGTAGGCCGCAGATCATAATCTCGATGATGCAAGCCAGATCGTCGATGATTCCGGCGATGTCGAGGATGCAATTGCCCGCCATGCCGAGGACCACTCGATGGTTATGA
- a CDS encoding ParA family protein yields the protein MLTYAPVSEAGGVGKTTTAATLAASHARAGHEVLVIDMDTQNGSLTYFFGPDYDRGDPNVDNLVRHLVGRPKGEFHDLAIEVEEGIDLIPSHNMLEDLHEFLLNEKNQAENFGESYSMYHQLHRVLSEANVRDKYDVVIVDSAGKAGPILYNALVAVRNVVIPFEATAKGQESIEGLDDLVDGLEESIDIDVGVLAVLPIGYKDTRDQKEILADLRGSGFSVPVVIGERGSLMEGCWKQQCSPYRYVEEHRSRKRDYETETLNQFDELARHLEREAGLEIPEVTA from the coding sequence ATGCTCACTTATGCACCCGTTTCAGAGGCTGGAGGGGTCGGAAAGACGACCACTGCAGCGACACTTGCAGCGAGTCACGCACGCGCGGGACATGAGGTCCTCGTAATCGACATGGACACACAGAACGGCAGTCTCACCTATTTCTTCGGTCCAGATTACGACCGTGGAGATCCAAACGTCGACAATCTGGTCCGACATCTCGTAGGGCGTCCAAAAGGAGAATTCCACGATCTTGCTATTGAGGTCGAAGAAGGGATTGACCTAATACCATCTCACAATATGCTCGAGGACCTCCACGAGTTCCTACTGAACGAAAAAAATCAGGCTGAGAATTTCGGTGAGTCCTACAGTATGTACCATCAACTCCATCGTGTTCTCAGTGAGGCAAACGTTCGCGATAAATACGACGTCGTCATCGTAGATTCTGCAGGTAAGGCAGGTCCAATTCTGTACAATGCATTGGTTGCAGTCAGGAACGTCGTTATTCCATTTGAGGCAACTGCAAAGGGTCAAGAATCGATTGAAGGTCTCGACGATCTCGTCGATGGCCTAGAGGAAAGTATTGATATTGACGTGGGAGTGCTTGCAGTCCTCCCGATTGGGTATAAGGACACACGTGACCAGAAAGAAATTCTGGCAGATCTCCGTGGGAGTGGATTCTCAGTTCCCGTTGTTATTGGCGAACGAGGGTCGCTGATGGAAGGGTGCTGGAAACAGCAGTGTAGCCCGTACAGGTACGTTGAGGAGCATCGGAGCCGGAAGCGCGACTACGAAACTGAGACACTCAACCAGTTTGACGAGCTGGCTCGTCATCTAGAACGGGAAGCAGGGCTTGAGATTCCAGAGGTGACTGCATAA
- a CDS encoding tyrosine-type recombinase/integrase: MSHPESDQESELEPQQPSFDDVRWSACSLEDFTQLYWEQVAPCLEAEGLDPTAEKPTHQWFSDHGVRSFLAAFRRHHDRSFGEFWSEDLGLGDDDDGYTWATSDEQTVDALERFLDRRQSRYGLSTSSVDTLRTRLNLYVRAYSEANDTDDLLSPIQRDRDAPAYEAVDACYGAFDWLNEGAEREYSAQTLQRVRRIVDAWYQHLVGRRIASMNPASGLYEEFKWETKDSPTPSLSAAHIRQLMEMETTSRDQLLVVALAGWGLRAGEVAALHISQFNRDVPDDDVPHIAFESRKNGPGEVSVLFGLDILDSRIDELGEDETWDGYLFPSPQGQIPHVTRDTIRNWFQKLASEADLPDRIEGERPSPQLCRRFWYDTYTAVLEGVLEGVEEIAAEQGSSDPQVVMQNYLSDSRSRQLRREFMREQLMGIFRGES; this comes from the coding sequence ATGAGTCACCCTGAGTCCGATCAGGAAAGCGAGCTCGAACCACAGCAGCCTTCGTTCGACGATGTCCGGTGGTCGGCCTGTTCACTCGAAGACTTCACACAGCTCTACTGGGAGCAGGTTGCTCCGTGTCTCGAAGCAGAAGGCCTTGATCCTACGGCGGAGAAACCAACCCACCAGTGGTTCAGTGATCACGGTGTGCGGTCATTTCTCGCGGCCTTTCGTCGACACCACGACCGATCTTTCGGAGAGTTCTGGAGTGAAGATCTCGGACTTGGTGACGACGATGACGGCTACACTTGGGCAACTTCCGATGAGCAAACAGTCGACGCACTCGAGCGATTCTTGGATCGTCGACAGTCGCGGTACGGTCTTTCGACGTCTTCTGTCGACACCCTCCGAACGCGGCTGAACCTCTATGTCCGGGCGTACTCTGAGGCAAACGACACGGATGATCTCCTCTCGCCAATTCAACGTGATCGAGACGCACCCGCATACGAAGCTGTCGATGCATGCTATGGTGCATTTGACTGGCTGAATGAGGGGGCCGAACGCGAGTACAGTGCTCAGACCCTCCAACGGGTGCGACGCATCGTCGACGCTTGGTATCAGCATCTGGTCGGTCGACGAATCGCTTCGATGAATCCCGCCAGCGGATTGTATGAAGAATTCAAGTGGGAAACCAAAGACTCGCCGACCCCATCACTGTCAGCGGCCCATATTCGCCAGCTGATGGAGATGGAAACGACCTCACGAGACCAACTATTGGTGGTTGCCCTCGCTGGGTGGGGACTCCGAGCAGGCGAGGTCGCGGCACTCCACATTTCGCAGTTCAATCGCGATGTTCCCGACGACGACGTCCCCCATATCGCATTCGAGAGCCGTAAGAACGGTCCTGGAGAAGTATCGGTACTGTTCGGTCTAGATATCCTGGACTCCCGAATTGATGAACTTGGAGAAGATGAGACGTGGGACGGATACTTGTTCCCCTCACCGCAGGGCCAAATCCCACACGTAACGCGGGACACAATCCGTAATTGGTTCCAAAAGCTTGCTTCAGAAGCCGATCTTCCAGATCGGATCGAAGGCGAGCGTCCGAGTCCGCAGCTCTGTCGACGGTTCTGGTATGATACCTATACTGCAGTTCTCGAAGGAGTCCTCGAAGGCGTCGAAGAAATAGCTGCAGAGCAGGGTAGTAGCGATCCACAGGTCGTTATGCAGAATTACCTCTCCGACTCACGATCTCGCCAGTTACGTCGCGAATTCATGCGTGAGCAACTGATGGGAATCTTCAGGGGTGAGAGTTAG
- the lrp gene encoding HTH-type transcriptional regulator Lrp, which translates to MSYDNLDSQLINALLDDGRASLRSLGEGLDVSVTTVSNHINDLEAEGVIEGYTPVINYGELGYDVTAIMQLKVEGAALAEIVDRLRDQVQIITVYEVTGDYDIIAIGKFEDTNGMNAQIKELLSDVDIRESNTSVVLKSVCENEQSELNVDDE; encoded by the coding sequence ATGTCGTACGATAATTTAGACAGTCAGTTAATCAACGCACTACTCGATGACGGTCGGGCCAGCCTTCGAAGCCTTGGAGAGGGGCTTGATGTATCAGTGACCACCGTCTCAAATCACATCAACGATCTCGAAGCAGAAGGTGTTATTGAAGGCTATACACCGGTCATTAACTACGGCGAACTGGGCTACGACGTTACCGCAATCATGCAGCTGAAGGTCGAAGGAGCCGCGCTTGCAGAAATTGTCGACAGGCTTCGCGACCAGGTACAGATAATCACTGTCTATGAAGTCACCGGTGATTATGACATTATTGCGATTGGTAAGTTCGAAGATACAAACGGAATGAACGCTCAGATCAAAGAGCTGCTATCTGACGTTGACATACGGGAATCCAACACCAGCGTCGTACTCAAGTCAGTCTGCGAGAACGAACAATCCGAACTCAATGTCGACGACGAATAA
- a CDS encoding helix-turn-helix transcriptional regulator gives MYDLTGFQRDLLYVIAGLDEPHGLGIEEELQDYYEKEVHHGRLYPNLDTLVEKGLVEKGQLDRRTNSYTITRRGRREIEARSDWKEQYVAP, from the coding sequence ATGTACGACCTAACAGGATTCCAACGTGACTTGCTGTATGTTATCGCTGGTCTTGACGAGCCACACGGCTTAGGGATCGAAGAGGAGCTCCAAGACTACTACGAAAAAGAGGTCCACCATGGCCGGCTGTATCCAAACCTCGATACACTCGTTGAGAAAGGACTCGTCGAGAAAGGTCAACTCGACCGCCGGACCAACTCTTATACAATCACTCGACGTGGACGCCGCGAGATCGAGGCTCGTTCGGACTGGAAAGAGCAGTACGTAGCACCATAA
- a CDS encoding IS6-like element ISHli8 family transposase translates to MLSPELLRETLDTANLECWERERTATPVRAFAVRLHATGCSLRETQAILRLFGVQRSHQAIFQWVHRVADSVPDPPEAQPKRVAVDETAVKINGEWSWLYAAIDLDTKLILGVDLFGTHGTDPTAAFLHGLSEKHDLSEAVFLVDGFGYQTALARLGLSGRRDYTDRNLIEKWFQTLKMRIDRFHNSWVGSRSSVRRWCSQFAHYYNRQRPHQSLDDRTPAEVVVN, encoded by the coding sequence ATGCTGTCGCCAGAACTGCTCAGAGAGACGTTGGATACGGCAAATCTTGAATGTTGGGAGCGAGAGCGGACGGCGACGCCCGTCAGGGCGTTCGCTGTCCGACTCCACGCGACCGGTTGTTCACTCAGAGAAACACAAGCAATTCTCCGACTATTTGGCGTTCAACGGTCTCATCAAGCAATCTTTCAGTGGGTACATCGAGTAGCTGACAGCGTTCCCGACCCGCCTGAGGCGCAGCCGAAGCGGGTCGCTGTAGACGAAACCGCTGTCAAAATCAATGGCGAGTGGTCTTGGTTGTATGCTGCAATAGACCTCGACACCAAGTTGATTTTGGGTGTCGATCTGTTCGGCACTCACGGGACCGATCCAACTGCTGCGTTTCTGCATGGACTCTCCGAGAAACACGACCTCTCCGAGGCCGTGTTTCTCGTCGATGGTTTCGGCTATCAGACTGCCCTTGCTCGATTAGGACTCAGCGGTCGGCGTGATTATACAGACCGAAACCTGATCGAAAAATGGTTTCAGACGCTCAAAATGAGGATCGACCGCTTCCATAATTCGTGGGTGGGCAGTCGGTCGAGCGTTCGTCGCTGGTGTTCACAGTTTGCACATTATTATAACCGCCAGCGACCGCATCAATCGCTAGATGATCGAACGCCAGCTGAGGTGGTCGTTAACTAG
- a CDS encoding RNA-guided endonuclease InsQ/TnpB family protein translates to MAKQVVTRTYTASIQNQSRVQDDLDSLGFSASKLWNVGRWVCDRVWSEIGHIPGHNELTSYLKSHERYDDLHSQSSQRVLQELAEAFNGWYGKRRNEDARANPPKYRKHNDEHPRSTVTFKAAGFKLDTKYNRVRLSKGSNLKVYWSDFILCEYQTRPDFDLSTVESVQQVRAVWTGDKWELHFVCKVEIEVVESPGEKTVGVDLGIKNFAALAYEDGHSELYPLNCLKQDDYYFSKRIACCDDSDSVKSTRLNQKKSARRTHYFHTLSKHFVERCVDEGVGTIVVGNLSDIREDEENGDSKNWGTHGNLDLHSWAFDRFTSMLEYKAEMEGITVEQVSERDTSKSCSCCGRKRKKNRVERGLYVCDECGTVANADVNGAENIRQKVSPSPRSEDRSNGWLAQPSTFLFDKETGAFAPQDQATS, encoded by the coding sequence ATGGCGAAACAGGTCGTCACACGCACCTACACTGCTTCTATTCAGAACCAGTCACGGGTACAGGACGACCTTGATTCGCTTGGGTTCTCAGCCTCGAAACTCTGGAACGTCGGACGGTGGGTTTGTGACCGCGTATGGTCTGAGATAGGTCATATCCCCGGTCACAACGAACTCACCTCGTACCTCAAGTCGCACGAACGCTACGATGACCTGCATTCTCAGTCAAGTCAGCGAGTCCTTCAAGAACTCGCTGAAGCATTCAACGGCTGGTACGGAAAACGACGCAACGAAGATGCGAGAGCAAACCCACCGAAGTACCGCAAACACAACGACGAACACCCGCGAAGCACGGTCACGTTCAAAGCCGCTGGATTCAAACTCGACACCAAGTACAACCGGGTTCGACTCAGCAAAGGATCGAACCTCAAGGTGTATTGGTCGGACTTCATCCTCTGCGAATACCAGACTCGCCCCGACTTTGACCTCTCCACCGTAGAGAGTGTCCAACAAGTTCGAGCCGTCTGGACGGGTGACAAGTGGGAACTGCACTTCGTGTGCAAGGTTGAAATCGAGGTTGTTGAATCGCCCGGTGAGAAAACCGTTGGTGTAGACCTCGGTATCAAAAACTTCGCCGCCCTTGCCTACGAAGACGGTCACAGCGAACTGTACCCGCTCAACTGTCTGAAGCAGGATGACTACTACTTCAGCAAGCGGATTGCTTGCTGTGATGATTCGGACTCCGTGAAATCCACGCGATTGAACCAGAAGAAATCGGCTCGCCGCACTCACTACTTCCACACTCTTTCCAAACACTTCGTTGAGCGGTGTGTTGATGAGGGTGTTGGGACGATTGTGGTCGGCAACCTCTCTGATATCCGTGAAGACGAGGAGAATGGGGATTCGAAGAACTGGGGTACACACGGGAATCTTGACTTACATTCGTGGGCGTTCGACCGCTTCACCTCAATGCTTGAATACAAAGCCGAGATGGAAGGTATCACGGTTGAGCAAGTGTCCGAGCGTGATACGTCGAAGTCGTGTTCGTGTTGTGGTCGCAAACGCAAGAAGAACCGTGTTGAGCGTGGGTTGTACGTGTGCGATGAGTGCGGGACGGTGGCGAACGCGGATGTGAACGGTGCTGAGAACATTCGACAGAAAGTATCTCCGAGTCCTCGTTCAGAGGATAGGAGTAACGGCTGGTTGGCACAGCCATCGACGTTCTTGTTTGACAAGGAAACTGGTGCGTTCGCACCTCAAGATCAGGCTACGTCGTAA
- a CDS encoding PAS domain-containing response regulator produces MNKRSIQVLHVDDDLDLTNLVGNYLERKDTQIELQTAASIDEGLSIVSEGNIDCIISDYDMSNKTGVEFLRSVRKQDKNLPFILFTGKGSEEVASEAISMGVTDYIQKKTATSQYALLANRIRNAVESVWAQNERDRHLEAIETAREGISILDEDGYFVYVNQAYADLYGYQPNEILGEHWEFLSPADEIPYTYEEILPILNESGYWHGVTTGLRADQSTFVEDQVLARTNADGVVCTVRNITEQEENKKELKQTNVLLSTLFDALPVGVLAEDDNRDVMAVNQQLYEFFEVSGSPSEAIGKDCEQFASKVSELVVDSTEFVEQINTVASEGEPIEEDEIVRTNGQTFERSYQPIEFAGGDGHLWVYYDATDRTNHERQLKALVVLQSGLDFAAGTLN; encoded by the coding sequence ATGAACAAAAGATCAATACAAGTCCTACACGTCGATGATGATCTAGATCTAACGAATTTAGTAGGAAATTATCTCGAACGAAAAGATACACAAATCGAATTGCAGACAGCAGCGAGCATTGACGAAGGGCTAAGTATTGTTTCTGAAGGGAACATCGATTGTATCATCTCTGACTATGACATGTCCAATAAAACAGGGGTAGAATTCCTTCGATCCGTTAGAAAGCAAGATAAGAACCTTCCATTTATTTTATTTACTGGAAAAGGAAGTGAGGAAGTCGCTAGCGAAGCGATCTCGATGGGTGTCACAGACTATATTCAAAAAAAGACTGCAACTTCTCAGTATGCACTTTTAGCAAATCGAATTAGAAACGCAGTCGAAAGTGTGTGGGCTCAAAACGAACGTGATCGCCACCTTGAGGCCATTGAAACTGCCCGTGAGGGAATCAGTATTCTCGATGAAGATGGGTATTTTGTATATGTTAACCAAGCCTATGCTGATCTCTATGGATACCAACCTAACGAGATTCTTGGCGAACACTGGGAGTTTCTTTCTCCTGCTGATGAAATTCCCTATACTTACGAAGAGATTTTGCCTATTCTAAACGAGTCGGGATACTGGCATGGGGTTACAACTGGCCTTCGGGCCGATCAAAGTACCTTTGTTGAAGATCAGGTCCTTGCGAGGACTAATGCTGACGGTGTTGTATGTACTGTTCGAAATATCACCGAACAAGAAGAGAATAAAAAAGAGCTCAAGCAAACGAATGTTTTGCTTTCGACACTCTTTGATGCCCTACCAGTTGGTGTGCTTGCCGAAGATGACAACCGCGATGTAATGGCAGTCAATCAACAACTATATGAGTTTTTCGAGGTATCTGGTTCACCGAGTGAAGCCATTGGAAAAGACTGCGAACAGTTCGCAAGCAAAGTTAGTGAATTAGTAGTCGATTCTACCGAATTTGTTGAACAAATTAACACAGTAGCGAGTGAGGGTGAACCAATCGAAGAAGATGAGATTGTTCGAACAAATGGGCAGACCTTTGAACGGAGTTACCAACCGATTGAATTTGCTGGTGGAGATGGCCATCTCTGGGTCTATTATGACGCTACAGATCGAACAAATCATGAGCGCCAACTTAAAGCATTGGTCGTGTTGCAAAGCGGTCTAGACTTTGCCGCTGGTACTCTCAATTGA
- a CDS encoding ISH6-like element ISHla10 family transposase produces MHATIDVRFELSIDDDKTLPLATLAEAVTDQNLEAVLLESLVESLDAASVEALCGEKHAHGNGDQRFQRAGTDTRTAVTTAGEHEFSLHYVEDTAASPDESSYFRPVEDVLDFDGQNRYQQDIAAKSVDLATSLSYRDAANHGDSFVSMPSPTTINRRAKKYGHKLKQFLPDCVAGTDADAVIPDGTKCHSQDDDRSSHSVQATLGEDTAEESRSLLDLSVNADWDETAAELDDIGAVTDDATVVSDADSGIVTAFTDENRDHQLDLVHVGRTLGYTLWDDGVFSLDRRKEIVSEVIDEVFHLKNSVAKHRPAEEFAAIRSRIARTRERLEKTAWQLEQFGSAKAAGYLRRWLPSIVTFAEHAVEGFEVPWTSNPVERLMGEVSKRCKNQWMRWTAEGLEAILQLRLVKYADPEYYQAFLDELLQRSTKTAINCDLSIESTSGKV; encoded by the coding sequence ATGCACGCCACAATCGACGTGCGGTTCGAACTGAGTATCGACGACGACAAAACGCTACCGCTCGCCACGCTTGCCGAGGCCGTCACTGACCAGAACCTCGAAGCAGTCCTTCTCGAATCGCTGGTCGAGAGCCTCGACGCCGCCAGCGTCGAGGCGCTCTGTGGTGAGAAACACGCACATGGCAACGGTGACCAGCGCTTCCAACGCGCCGGCACCGACACCCGCACAGCTGTCACAACTGCCGGAGAACACGAGTTCTCTCTCCACTACGTCGAAGATACAGCCGCTTCCCCAGACGAATCCAGCTACTTCCGGCCCGTCGAAGACGTTCTCGACTTCGACGGGCAGAACCGCTATCAGCAGGACATCGCCGCCAAAAGCGTCGATCTCGCTACCTCGCTCAGCTATCGAGACGCTGCCAATCACGGCGACAGCTTCGTCTCGATGCCGTCGCCGACCACCATCAACCGCCGTGCCAAGAAATACGGCCACAAGCTCAAACAGTTCCTTCCAGACTGTGTCGCTGGCACAGACGCTGACGCCGTCATTCCTGACGGGACAAAGTGCCACAGCCAAGACGACGACCGCTCGTCCCACTCCGTCCAAGCAACGCTCGGCGAAGACACCGCCGAAGAGTCACGCTCCCTGCTGGATCTGTCGGTCAACGCTGACTGGGACGAAACTGCCGCCGAACTCGATGATATCGGCGCAGTCACTGACGACGCGACGGTCGTCAGTGACGCTGATAGCGGCATCGTCACAGCCTTTACCGACGAAAACCGTGACCACCAGCTCGATCTCGTCCACGTCGGCCGAACGCTGGGTTACACCCTCTGGGACGATGGCGTCTTCTCCTTGGACCGTCGGAAGGAGATCGTTTCGGAGGTGATCGACGAGGTGTTCCATCTGAAGAACTCTGTGGCGAAGCATCGTCCAGCGGAGGAGTTCGCGGCGATCCGCTCGCGGATCGCGCGAACGAGAGAGCGATTAGAGAAGACAGCGTGGCAACTGGAGCAGTTCGGGTCAGCAAAGGCTGCAGGGTATCTTCGGCGGTGGCTGCCGTCGATTGTGACGTTCGCCGAGCACGCTGTCGAGGGGTTCGAGGTTCCGTGGACCTCGAACCCCGTCGAACGACTGATGGGCGAGGTCAGCAAGCGGTGCAAGAACCAGTGGATGCGCTGGACAGCAGAGGGATTGGAAGCGATACTCCAACTTCGGTTGGTGAAGTACGCCGACCCCGAGTACTACCAAGCGTTCCTCGACGAACTGCTCCAACGTTCGACCAAAACAGCCATCAACTGTGACCTCTCAATTGAGAGTACCAGCGGCAAAGTCTAG
- a CDS encoding sensor histidine kinase, which produces MAAKTHNKVCEIGTKAARDILGLQLNGIHLYDENKSGLVPMATTDGLTDLIGEPPVLTGDNSIAWRVYNKGDALALDNVHTDPDRYNPDTLIRSEIYLPIGDYGILIGGSTESEQFDDQDIVLGEILAGNINTALEQVSQTQQLQARERELTRQNERLEEFTSVVSHDIQNPLTVAAGNLQLAIENNDSEYLNKVKRAHDRMEALVDNLLTLAQEGANTADITPVSLTELSEGCWQNVETSTATLNVTTNSIVFADKNRLKQLFENLFANAVEHGGETVTVGALEDGFYVSDDGPGIPVDERDQVFKFGHSTSDSGTGFGLNIVKEIGRVAKRSRLCRWYSQLRGHS; this is translated from the coding sequence ATGGCTGCAAAAACGCATAATAAAGTCTGTGAGATTGGTACCAAAGCAGCTCGTGATATTCTTGGACTTCAATTAAATGGGATCCATCTTTATGATGAGAATAAATCAGGACTTGTACCGATGGCAACCACTGATGGTCTAACTGATCTCATCGGTGAGCCCCCGGTACTCACAGGTGATAATAGTATCGCATGGCGTGTCTACAACAAAGGAGATGCACTTGCACTTGATAATGTCCATACAGATCCTGATAGATATAATCCAGATACGTTAATTCGGAGTGAAATATATCTCCCAATCGGTGATTATGGTATCTTAATCGGTGGTTCAACAGAGTCAGAACAATTTGATGATCAAGATATAGTACTTGGTGAAATACTAGCAGGGAACATCAACACAGCACTTGAGCAGGTTTCACAAACACAACAATTGCAGGCTCGCGAAAGAGAACTCACGCGTCAAAATGAGCGCTTAGAGGAGTTTACCAGTGTTGTTTCGCATGATATCCAAAATCCACTGACAGTCGCTGCAGGTAATTTGCAACTCGCTATTGAAAACAATGATAGCGAGTATCTCAATAAGGTAAAGCGTGCACACGACCGAATGGAGGCCTTGGTTGATAATCTCCTCACACTCGCCCAGGAGGGTGCTAATACAGCAGACATCACCCCTGTATCACTTACTGAACTCTCTGAGGGTTGTTGGCAGAATGTGGAAACATCGACAGCTACTCTCAATGTTACTACTAATAGTATAGTTTTCGCTGACAAGAATCGGCTCAAGCAACTCTTTGAGAACCTTTTTGCAAATGCTGTCGAACACGGTGGAGAGACTGTGACAGTTGGCGCCTTAGAAGATGGGTTCTACGTCTCTGATGATGGGCCGGGAATACCCGTTGATGAACGTGATCAAGTGTTCAAATTCGGTCATTCAACCTCAGATAGCGGAACTGGATTTGGTTTAAACATCGTCAAAGAAATTGGTCGTGTTGCAAAGCGGTCTAGACTTTGCCGCTGGTACTCTCAATTGAGAGGTCACAGTTGA
- a CDS encoding DUF7344 domain-containing protein translates to MFKMLSNRRRRLAVQFLRDQPSADGSLQIRELSELIAAAENDIPVEEVTYKQRKRVHISLYQTHLSALHTNGIVDYDSRSGDVKLLPTSREFSQYIGRVAKSSRVQ, encoded by the coding sequence ATGTTCAAAATGCTCTCGAATCGGCGGCGGCGACTTGCCGTACAGTTCCTTCGAGATCAACCGAGTGCAGACGGTAGCCTCCAGATTCGAGAACTCTCTGAACTCATCGCCGCCGCAGAAAACGACATACCGGTCGAAGAAGTGACGTACAAACAGCGGAAACGCGTCCACATCTCACTGTATCAGACACATCTCTCGGCGTTGCATACCAATGGAATTGTCGACTACGACTCGCGGAGTGGTGATGTGAAACTGCTCCCGACATCCCGAGAGTTCAGCCAATATATCGGTCGTGTCGCAAAGTCCTCTAGAGTTCAGTAG
- a CDS encoding DUF7344 domain-containing protein encodes MLRNRSLPESVVYDILANSRRRETIRHLTDTAGGRTVSLRKLSEAIATDETGQSPPPRPCRESVYNSLHQTHLPKLAELGIVEYNLEARTVSVRNSAREVDQYLALLSPSGLTWGEYYRTLGIVSLLAVVTSLAEIPLVDSVDPLLWASGFLVAFALSVTYQLWSVRWYLRQRFL; translated from the coding sequence ATGCTCAGAAATCGATCGCTCCCGGAGTCGGTCGTGTACGATATTCTTGCTAACTCCCGTCGACGGGAAACGATCCGCCACCTGACCGACACCGCTGGGGGGCGAACGGTGTCGCTTCGGAAGCTCTCGGAGGCGATTGCGACCGATGAAACGGGACAGTCGCCACCGCCGCGACCGTGTCGGGAGAGCGTCTACAACTCCTTGCATCAGACACACCTCCCGAAGCTCGCCGAACTCGGGATCGTCGAATACAACCTGGAAGCACGGACGGTCAGTGTCCGGAACTCCGCGCGTGAGGTCGACCAGTACCTAGCGCTGCTGTCGCCCTCCGGGCTCACATGGGGAGAGTATTACCGGACGCTCGGCATCGTCTCACTACTTGCGGTCGTCACGTCGCTCGCAGAGATCCCTCTTGTCGACAGTGTCGACCCGCTACTGTGGGCCAGCGGTTTTCTGGTCGCCTTCGCACTGTCGGTCACCTATCAGTTGTGGTCGGTGCGGTGGTATCTCCGACAACGGTTTTTATAA